The following are encoded together in the Microterricola viridarii genome:
- a CDS encoding Gfo/Idh/MocA family protein yields the protein MTGENLTVNGDAEQLAPHTRRVAVIGCGDISAIHLAAIAGLPGARLVGVSDPDAARLAAAVHAHRVPGFADHLELFAELAPDVVHICTPHNTHAQLAIDALERGINVIVEKPLADSREEGRRVAAAARNSTARIGVCFQNRYNAPVVAAQALLAGGTLGSIRGASATVSWHRTAEYYLDRPWRGTWSGGGGGLLMNQAIHTIDLLHWLVGPVSDVDGHASTRHLGDVIEVEDTAELMLSHENGARSVFYATLAHTMNSPVSIEIVTDGAVLLLKGDLTVTYSDGRTELIRETNAATGERAYWGISHELLIADFYRGLDSGEPFWIDPDEAQKSLDVVQDVYDLSYGTRTGALPHTIDSPSQKAVS from the coding sequence ATGACCGGAGAGAACCTCACCGTCAACGGCGATGCTGAGCAACTGGCTCCCCACACACGTCGCGTCGCGGTCATCGGCTGCGGCGACATCTCCGCCATCCACCTGGCAGCGATCGCCGGCCTGCCCGGCGCCAGACTGGTCGGGGTGTCCGATCCGGATGCCGCCAGGCTGGCCGCGGCGGTCCACGCGCACAGGGTGCCCGGGTTCGCCGACCACCTGGAGCTGTTCGCCGAGCTCGCGCCCGACGTCGTGCACATCTGCACCCCGCACAACACGCATGCGCAACTGGCGATCGACGCCCTCGAGCGCGGCATCAACGTGATCGTCGAGAAGCCGCTCGCCGATTCGCGTGAAGAAGGCAGGCGGGTAGCGGCCGCTGCCAGGAACAGCACGGCGAGAATCGGCGTGTGCTTCCAGAATCGGTACAACGCGCCGGTTGTCGCAGCACAGGCCCTGTTGGCAGGCGGCACCCTGGGCTCGATCAGGGGAGCGTCTGCCACCGTGAGCTGGCACCGCACCGCGGAGTACTACCTCGACAGGCCATGGCGTGGCACCTGGTCCGGCGGTGGCGGCGGGCTGCTGATGAACCAGGCGATCCACACCATCGACCTGCTGCACTGGCTCGTTGGCCCGGTCTCTGACGTCGACGGTCATGCAAGCACCAGGCACCTCGGTGATGTCATCGAGGTGGAAGACACCGCAGAACTGATGCTGAGCCATGAGAACGGTGCGCGCAGCGTCTTCTACGCCACGCTGGCCCACACTATGAATTCCCCGGTCAGTATCGAGATCGTGACCGATGGGGCGGTTCTTCTGCTCAAGGGCGATCTCACCGTCACGTACTCGGATGGCCGAACAGAGCTCATCAGGGAGACCAACGCCGCAACCGGGGAGCGTGCCTACTGGGGCATCTCGCACGAGCTGCTCATCGCTGACTTCTACCGTGGCCTCGATTCTGGAGAGCCGTTCTGGATTGATCCGGACGAAGCGCAGAAATCCCTCGACGTCGTTCAAGACGTCTATGACCTGTCGTACGGCACGCGCACTGGCGCGCTCCCGCACACGATCGATTCCCCCTCACAGAAAGCAGTTTCATGA
- a CDS encoding Gfo/Idh/MocA family protein — translation MTKKVRIGIIGLGAQGSMYAKFITDGLVPNMEIGAIADIDPAKAESAASDYPGIPFFSDYLEMIESGSVDAVVTCVPHFLHPQIGIEALQRDIHALVEKPAGVYTKQVAELNAYALTKPELSFGIMFNQRNNPLYIRLKEIVDGGEIGSILRSNWIITNWWRPQGYYDQSAWRATWGGEGGGVLVNQAPHQLDLWQWICGVPKSVYSKVAYGYRRNIAVEDEVTALVDYGNGATGVFITATHEMTGTDRFEIVGSQGKIVVENSKTATVTRLKRPERELSENMDMSDVMKLFMGQLDTDDYYEQETIEFDSVWGAQHAGVLENFAANILDGTPLLAPGSDGIKGVRLANAIHLSSWTGREVSLDFDEDEFIAELNSRIADEDKFPVLV, via the coding sequence ATGACTAAGAAGGTACGCATCGGCATCATTGGGCTCGGCGCCCAGGGGTCTATGTACGCGAAGTTCATCACCGATGGCCTGGTGCCGAACATGGAAATCGGGGCCATCGCAGACATCGACCCGGCCAAGGCGGAGAGTGCGGCATCCGACTACCCGGGAATCCCGTTCTTCTCTGACTACCTGGAGATGATCGAGAGCGGCAGCGTCGACGCCGTCGTCACCTGCGTCCCGCACTTCCTGCACCCGCAGATCGGCATCGAGGCGCTGCAGCGCGACATCCATGCCCTGGTCGAGAAGCCGGCAGGCGTCTACACCAAGCAGGTCGCGGAGCTCAATGCCTATGCGCTCACCAAGCCGGAGCTGAGCTTCGGAATCATGTTCAACCAGCGCAACAATCCGCTGTACATCCGCCTCAAGGAGATCGTCGACGGCGGCGAGATCGGCAGCATCCTGCGCTCGAACTGGATCATCACCAACTGGTGGCGCCCGCAGGGCTACTACGACCAGAGTGCCTGGCGCGCCACCTGGGGCGGTGAGGGCGGCGGCGTGCTCGTCAACCAGGCCCCGCACCAGCTCGACCTGTGGCAGTGGATCTGCGGCGTTCCGAAGTCGGTGTACTCGAAGGTCGCCTACGGCTACCGCCGCAACATCGCGGTCGAGGACGAGGTCACCGCGTTGGTCGACTACGGCAACGGCGCCACCGGTGTCTTCATCACCGCCACTCACGAGATGACCGGAACTGACCGCTTCGAGATCGTCGGATCGCAGGGCAAGATCGTCGTCGAGAACTCGAAGACCGCGACCGTCACCCGGCTGAAGCGCCCGGAGCGCGAGCTCAGCGAGAACATGGACATGAGCGACGTCATGAAGCTGTTCATGGGCCAGCTCGACACCGACGACTACTACGAGCAGGAGACCATCGAGTTCGACTCGGTGTGGGGTGCCCAGCACGCCGGCGTGCTCGAGAACTTTGCCGCGAACATCCTCGACGGGACTCCGCTACTGGCGCCCGGATCCGACGGCATCAAGGGAGTGCGCTTGGCGAATGCCATCCACCTCTCCAGCTGGACGGGCAGGGAAGTATCGCTCGACTTCGACGAGGACGAGTTCATCGCGGAGCTGAACTCCCGAATCGCCGACGAGGACAAGTTCCCCGTGCTGGTCTAG
- a CDS encoding ABC transporter substrate-binding protein: MKFRPRVAAVALLTAAAITLTACSGSGAQPASSNGSAVTGGTLTIGALVDVKSFDPAQAHIGHYVQYYQPVYDSLLRREADGTLVPMLATAWEYNSDNTELTLTLRDDVTFTDGTKLDAEAVKINLDRFRTGNGPDASTLAQVSDVTVADATTVVITLKAQDPALLDYLGNADGFIASPAAVEGGKLATDPVGSGPYTLDKSKTVAASSYTFVKNPDYWDPSLQVYDTIVVKPILDTTAMSNALLSGQLNAALLTAKTQPQAKGAGLTEYNYPTDWQGLLFFDRDGTMVPELADVRVRQAINYAIDKETLLAQVGKGLGTATSQPFGKGTDAFDESLESAYPYDVDKAKELLSEAGVGEFSITMPTVSGFLDPALTAGIGQNLADVGITVNWENVAGSDFISSLVQGKYAASWFSLFQGSPWVAVNQIIAPEATYNPFHTTDAKVETLITAIQTGSAEEQKTAAQEINKYIVEQAWFAPFYRPDQIFFTDKNTTTEPQLQQAVPSIYSYAPAQ; this comes from the coding sequence ATGAAGTTTCGTCCCCGGGTGGCGGCCGTCGCCCTACTCACCGCGGCAGCGATAACACTGACCGCCTGCTCAGGAAGCGGCGCTCAACCGGCCTCGTCCAATGGCTCGGCCGTCACGGGTGGCACGCTCACGATCGGCGCCCTCGTCGACGTGAAGTCGTTCGACCCGGCCCAGGCCCACATCGGCCATTACGTCCAGTACTACCAGCCCGTGTATGACTCCCTGCTGCGTCGCGAAGCAGACGGCACGCTGGTGCCTATGCTCGCGACGGCGTGGGAGTACAACTCCGACAACACCGAGCTCACCCTCACCCTCCGCGACGACGTGACCTTCACCGACGGAACCAAGCTCGACGCCGAAGCGGTCAAGATCAACCTCGACCGGTTCCGCACCGGCAACGGCCCCGACGCGTCGACCTTGGCGCAGGTCTCTGACGTCACCGTCGCCGACGCCACTACCGTGGTGATCACGCTCAAGGCCCAGGACCCCGCGCTGCTCGACTATCTCGGCAACGCCGATGGCTTCATTGCCAGTCCCGCGGCGGTAGAGGGCGGCAAGTTGGCCACAGACCCGGTCGGCAGCGGACCGTACACGCTCGACAAGTCCAAGACCGTCGCGGCCTCCTCCTACACCTTCGTGAAGAACCCCGACTACTGGGACCCGTCGCTCCAGGTCTACGACACGATCGTGGTCAAGCCGATCCTCGATACCACCGCCATGTCGAACGCCCTCCTCTCCGGGCAGCTCAATGCGGCGCTGCTCACCGCGAAGACGCAGCCGCAGGCCAAGGGTGCCGGCCTCACCGAGTACAACTACCCGACCGACTGGCAGGGACTGCTGTTCTTCGACCGCGATGGAACCATGGTTCCCGAGCTCGCCGACGTGAGGGTGCGTCAGGCCATCAACTACGCGATCGACAAGGAAACCCTGCTCGCCCAGGTGGGCAAGGGTCTCGGTACAGCGACCAGCCAGCCGTTCGGCAAGGGCACCGACGCATTCGACGAGTCGCTCGAGTCGGCGTACCCGTATGACGTTGACAAGGCAAAGGAGCTCCTCAGCGAGGCAGGCGTCGGTGAGTTCAGCATCACCATGCCGACAGTCTCCGGGTTCTTGGACCCTGCCCTCACGGCCGGTATTGGCCAGAACCTCGCCGACGTCGGCATCACGGTGAATTGGGAGAACGTGGCCGGTTCGGACTTCATTTCAAGCCTGGTTCAGGGCAAATACGCCGCCAGCTGGTTCTCGCTGTTCCAGGGTTCGCCCTGGGTTGCGGTCAACCAGATCATCGCCCCCGAGGCCACGTACAACCCGTTCCACACGACCGATGCGAAGGTCGAAACGCTCATCACGGCCATCCAGACCGGTTCGGCCGAGGAGCAGAAGACGGCGGCCCAGGAAATCAACAAGTACATCGTCGAGCAGGCCTGGTTCGCCCCGTTCTACCGTCCAGACCAGATCTTCTTCACTGACAAGAACACCACGACCGAGCCGCAGTTGCAGCAGGCCGTGCCGTCGATCTACTCCTACGCACCCGCGCAGTAG
- a CDS encoding ABC transporter permease: MVSFIVRRLISGVVVLFVVSSLTFFMLYFSATSVARNILGESATQAQVHLKEIELGLDQPLFSRYVDWLGGALSGNFGVSWFNSQPVVDSIVGRLPTTLSIVLVTIVIAAVLATLFGVAAAVRRGWVDRLLQIVSIGASAIPQFVVAIVLVTVFAIGLQLLPATGYVPLTDSFGGWLASITLPIIALAIGAVASTAQQVRSAVITVLSRDYVRTLRSRGLAPREILFRHVLRGAAPAGLTVLSLQFIGMLGGVVVLEQIFALPGLGFLALQSTTQGDMPVLMGVVVYIVIIVVVVNLLVDLAVGWLNPKARVS; this comes from the coding sequence ATGGTTTCCTTTATCGTCCGACGCCTGATTTCGGGCGTGGTGGTGCTCTTCGTAGTGTCGTCGTTGACTTTCTTTATGTTGTACTTTTCGGCGACAAGCGTCGCCCGCAACATCCTGGGTGAATCGGCCACGCAGGCGCAGGTGCACCTCAAAGAGATCGAGCTCGGTCTTGATCAGCCCCTCTTTTCCCGCTACGTGGACTGGCTGGGAGGTGCACTCAGCGGCAACTTCGGTGTGTCGTGGTTCAACAGCCAGCCCGTAGTCGACAGCATCGTCGGGCGTCTTCCCACGACGCTGTCCATCGTCCTGGTGACGATCGTGATCGCCGCGGTCTTGGCCACGTTGTTCGGCGTCGCTGCAGCTGTGCGCCGCGGATGGGTGGATCGCCTGCTGCAGATCGTCTCCATCGGCGCATCTGCCATCCCTCAATTCGTTGTCGCGATTGTGCTGGTCACTGTCTTCGCGATCGGCCTGCAACTGTTGCCCGCGACGGGTTATGTGCCCCTGACCGATAGCTTCGGGGGCTGGCTCGCCTCGATCACGCTGCCGATCATCGCCTTGGCGATCGGCGCCGTCGCCTCGACCGCCCAGCAGGTCCGAAGCGCCGTGATCACCGTGCTCAGCCGTGACTATGTGCGAACGCTCCGCAGCCGCGGCTTGGCCCCACGGGAGATCCTGTTCCGGCATGTGCTGCGTGGCGCGGCCCCGGCCGGACTCACCGTGTTGTCGCTGCAGTTCATCGGAATGCTCGGTGGCGTTGTCGTGCTCGAGCAGATCTTCGCCCTTCCTGGGCTGGGATTCCTGGCGCTGCAGTCCACTACCCAGGGTGACATGCCCGTTCTGATGGGTGTCGTGGTCTACATCGTCATCATCGTTGTTGTTGTCAACTTGCTGGTCGACCTCGCCGTCGGCTGGCTGAACCCGAAGGCGCGTGTGTCATGA